One Doryrhamphus excisus isolate RoL2022-K1 chromosome 17, RoL_Dexc_1.0, whole genome shotgun sequence genomic region harbors:
- the lingo4b gene encoding leucine-rich repeat and immunoglobulin-like domain-containing nogo receptor-interacting protein 4b — MFVESVVRWAAWSILLQAGLEVSAGSCPPRCVCRHEAKEVICSGKHLNSIPEGFSGDARHLDLSYNKIRTVGRRQFSGLSQLQDLDLSDNLISMIEVEAFQGLQDLRTLRIKNNRLKIIPVGVFTGLSGLRFLDLSQNEILVFLDYTFKEMMNLQTLEADENDLVFISQRAFVGLQSLQELNIDRSNLTSIPTEALSQLQSLTRLRMLRLTISTLPNNAFRRLHRLRTLIIASWPTLDTIASNSLIGLNLTALVISNCNLSAVPYSALRHLAYLRFLDLSYNPITVIQGNLLGDVLRLQELHLAGGNLLRIEPGAFRGLAYFRMLNVTSNQLTTLEESTMHSVGNLQVLRLDGNPLACDCRLLWVVRRRLRLNFDGHQPTCSSPDTVKQREFRDFSEKELPRLFTCRPTRILDRRPQEARVEEGTTVLFSCKADGDPAPSITWISSHKNVVSPTGRIRVLTNGTLEVRFAQVHDSGTYQCLAGNAAGNDSLMVGLYVKGGARNRTVPFFTDEDWLEPPIPQATNSSAEMAKPYPFDAKTLIIATTMGFLSFLSSVAICFVFMFFWSQSKGQIKHTATIDFVPRSSMGGGGDGGDGGRFTMKLI, encoded by the coding sequence ATGTTCGTGGAGTCTGTTGTTCGATGGGCAGCGTGGAGCATCCTGCTCCAGGCAGGACTGGAGGTTTCAGCAGGCAGTTGCCCCCCACGCTGTGTGTGTCGACACGAGGCAAAGGAAGTCATCTGCTCGGGCAAACATTTGAACTCCATCCCAGAGGGCTTTTCCGGCGATGCGAGGCATTTGGATTTATCCTACAATAAGATTAGGACTGTGGGGCGCCGCCAGTTTTCTGGCCTGTCGCAACTTCAAGATCTAGACCTCAGTGACAATCTCATCTCTATGATTGAGGTGGAAGCCTTCCAGGGACTACAGGATCTCAGAACACTTCGGATTAAGAACAATCGACTCAAGATCATTCCTGTTGGGGTTTTTACAGGCCTGTCTGGTCTAAGATTTCTGGATCTGAGCCAGAATGAGATTCTAGTCTTCCTGGACTACACATTTAAAGAGATGATGAACCTGCAGACGCTTGAGGCTGATGAGAACGACTTGGTGTTCATCTCGCAGCGTGCTTTTGTCGGTTTGCAGAGTCTTCAGGAACTTAACATCGATCGTAGCAATTTGACATCCATTCCCACTGAAGCGTTGTCTCAGCTCCAGAGCCTGACACGCCTTCGCATGCTCCGCCTCACCATTTCCACTCTGCCAAACAATGCTTTCCGTCGGCTGCACCGTCTGCGTACCCTCATCATAGCGAGCTGGCCCACTCTGGACACGATAGCGAGCAACAGTCTGATTGGACTCAATCTGACTGCTCTGGTCATCAGTAACTGCAACCTCAGCGCTGTGCCATACTCAGCTCTTCGTCACCTGGCCTACTTGCGCTTCCTGGACCTGTCCTACAATCCAATCACTGTTATTCAAGGTAATCTTTTGGGGGACGTCCTCAGACTCCAAGAGTTACACCTTGCTGGGGGGAACTTGTTACGTATAGAGCCAGGGGCTTTTAGGGGCCTCGCCTACTTCCGTATGCTCAATGTGACATCAAATCAGCTCACAACTTTGGAGGAGAGCACCATGCACTCGGTGGGGAACCTTCAAGTGCTGAGGCTGGATGGGAATCCCCTAGCTTGTGACTGCCGTCTACTGTGGGTGGTACGTCGACGATTGCGACTGAACTTTGATGGACATCAGCCCACATGCTCGTCCCCCGACACAGTGAAGCAGCGAGAATTCAGAGACTTTTCAGAAAAGGAGCTGCCGAGGCTGTTCACCTGCCGGCCGACTCGCATCTTGGACCGCAGGCCGCAGGAGGCCAGGGTGGAGGAAGGCACCACTGTTCTCTTCTCCTGCAAGGCTGATGGTGATCCAGCTCCATCAATCACTTGGATCTCTTCCCACAAGAATGTGGTATCTCCAACGGGAAGAATCAGAGTTTTGACAAACGGTACCCTGGAAGTCCGGTTTGCACAGGTTCATGACAGCGGCACCTATCAGTGCCTTGCAGGCAACGCTGCCGGCAATGACAGCCTGATGGTTGGCCTCTATGTAAAGGGGGGTGCTCGCAACCGAACCGTCCCATTCTTCACCGATGAAGACTGGCTGGAGCCTCCGATACCCCAAGCCACCAATTCCTCCGCTGAAATGGCCAAACCCTACCCTTTTGACGCCAAGACTCTGATCATCGCCACCACTATGGGCTTCCTGTCTTTCCTCAGCTCGGTAGCCATCTGCTTTGTCTTCATGTTCTTCTGGAGCCAGAGCAAAGGCCAGATCAAGCACACGGCCACCATTGACTTTGTTCCTCGCTCCTCCATgggtggaggaggagatggCGGGGACGGCGGCAGGTTTACTATGAAACTCATTTAA
- the si:ch211-113g11.6 gene encoding semaphorin-7A isoform X1, which produces MSTKMKCMFFMWLFAAAVIAKSPRLKFVVHEPSRFHFDKPENYISMYHQEGSNTLYVGGQAMIYVLNFNNRGVHDLQIPAPSDQTAIDTCKAKAAPLELECDNFITVLEKVNDTFIVCGTNAGSPRCWMLVNDTVLTDVQGVGQIASPSDISPPYPSQRSISLPADGSLYSAMSSVGGHAGSIRRTFGSQKLLKTENIWLLNPQFAGAAIIPSSLKYKEEIYFFFSEFNKTARVDEEPYRARIGRICTVDEGGIKALLADSWTTFMKARVMCGAGNTQQQYNNMKQAVVLTAQDKRAGVMYGLFSNAWGRTVICAYSIEDIDQAFSTSKLKGYSSSFIGSRPGMCGRRNSTAGGHNDIKNLGVIRYHPEIEDVIRPVGVAPLDLPTDDQITHTVADIVLAVNDEHYSVLYLGTEQGKVLKVLHSSEGVFIISQYSMFRNEGPVLNMAIDPQKGHLYVATAMEVQRLPLADCGRYGNTCRECILSRDPYCGWDKTRRRCIAIPPGYNVTSGTLVQNLDQSNSSVCGEAAALKLRRTSPREVVVQSNTSVFLPCPVRSFLATYRWEKDNCVKNYPCLFSGDFCVLGPVVDTPLKEGIFRCMATEDGFKVEVISFKLVNHGGLLAASFASTLGLSLLLAMATLWLH; this is translated from the exons ATGAGTACCAAGATGAAGTGTATGTTCTTCATGTGGCTTTTTGCCGCCGCTGTCATCGCCAAGTCTCCGAGACTCAAATTTGTGGTGCACG AACCTTCCCGATTCCACTTTGACAAGCCTGAGAACTACATCAGCATGTACCACCAGGAGGGAAGCAACACGCTGTACGTAGGCGGCCAGGCAATGATCTACGTGCTCAACTTTAACAACAGAGGCGTACACGACCTGCAG ATCCCAGCACCCTCAGACCAGACAGCCATTGACACCTGCAAGGCCAAGGCAGCACCACTTGAG CTGGAGTGTGATAATTTCATCACAGTCCTTGAGAAAGTCAACGACACCTTCATTGTATGTGGAACAAATGCCGGGAGTCCTCGCTGCTGGATGCTA GTTAATGACACAGTGCTGACTGACGTACAGGGGGTCGGACAGATAGCGTCGCCCTCCGACATCTCCCCACCTTACCCTTCGCAGCGGTCCATCAGCCTGCCCGCAG ATGGGAGTCTGTACTCCGCCATGTCGTCAGTGGGAGGTCACGCTGGTTCTATCCGCCGTACGTTTGGATCCCAGAAGCTCCTGAAGACAGAGAACATTTGGCTGCTAA ATCCACAGTTTGCTGGAGCCGCAATCATCCCATCTTCCCTTAAGTACAAGGAGGAGATCTACTTCTTTTTCAGTGAGTTCAACAAAACGGCCCGAGTGGACGAAGAGCCGTACAGGGCCCGCATCGGCCGGATCTGCACG GTGGACGAGGGTGGGATCAAGGCCCTACTGGCAGATTCGTGGACCACCTTCATGAAAGCACGGGTCATGTGCGGTGCCGGAAACACTCAGCAGCAGTATAACAACATGAAGCAGGCGGTGGTTCTGACTGCTCAGGACAAGCGGGCCGGTGTCATGTATGGCCTGTTTTCCAACGCATG gggaAGAACCGTGATTTGTGCCTATTCCATAGAAGACATTGACCAGGCCTTCTCCACGTCTAAACTGAAGGGCTACAGCAGTTCGTTCATCGGCAGTCGCCCCGGAATG TGTGGGCGGAGAAATTCCACGGCAGGAGGTCACAACGACATTAAAAACCTGGGCGTGATTCGATACCACCCAGAAATTGAGGACGTGATCCGGCCTGTAGGCGTGGCTCCGCTTGACCTGCCGACAGATGACCAAATCACGCATACGGTGGCAGACATCGTCCTCGCTGTCAACGATGAGCACTACAGCGTCCTTTACCTCGGAACAG AACAAGGAAAAGTCCTCAAAGTTCTTCACAGCAGCGAGGGTGTCTTCATCATCTCTCAGTACTCCATGTTTCGTAACGAGGGGCCCGTCCTCAACATGGCCATCGACCCACAAAAG GGACACTTGTACGTTGCCACGGCGATGGAGGTCCAGCGACTCCCACTGGCCGACTGCGGTCGCTATGGCAACACATGCAGAGAGTGCATCCTCTCCAGAGACCCATATTGCGGCTGGGACAAGACCAGGAGGAGATGCATCGCCATCCCGCCAGGATACAACGTCACGTCTGG AACACTCGTTCAAAATCTGGACCAATCCAACTCGTCAGTTTGTGGGGAAGCTGCTG CCCTGAAGCTGCGCCGCACCTCCCCCAGAGAAGTGGTGGTGCAGTCCAACACCTCGGTTTTTCTACCGTGTCCCGTGCGCTCCTTCCTCGCCACGTACCGCTGGGAGAAGGACAACTGTGTCAAGAACTACCCCTGTCTCTTCTCCGGTGACTTCTGTGTCCTGGGACCGGTGGTGGACACGCCCCTTAAGGAGGGCATCTTCCGCTGCATGGCCACGGAGGACGGATTCAAGGTGGAGGTCATCTCCTTCAAGCTCGTGAACCACGGCGGGCTTCTGGCCGCCTCCTTTGCCTCCACCTTGGGGCTGTCACTCCTGCTTGCCATGGCCACTCTTTGGCTTCATTAA
- the si:ch211-113g11.6 gene encoding semaphorin-7A isoform X2 encodes MIQHELECDNFITVLEKVNDTFIVCGTNAGSPRCWMLVNDTVLTDVQGVGQIASPSDISPPYPSQRSISLPADGSLYSAMSSVGGHAGSIRRTFGSQKLLKTENIWLLNPQFAGAAIIPSSLKYKEEIYFFFSEFNKTARVDEEPYRARIGRICTVDEGGIKALLADSWTTFMKARVMCGAGNTQQQYNNMKQAVVLTAQDKRAGVMYGLFSNAWGRTVICAYSIEDIDQAFSTSKLKGYSSSFIGSRPGMCGRRNSTAGGHNDIKNLGVIRYHPEIEDVIRPVGVAPLDLPTDDQITHTVADIVLAVNDEHYSVLYLGTEQGKVLKVLHSSEGVFIISQYSMFRNEGPVLNMAIDPQKGHLYVATAMEVQRLPLADCGRYGNTCRECILSRDPYCGWDKTRRRCIAIPPGYNVTSGTLVQNLDQSNSSVCGEAAALKLRRTSPREVVVQSNTSVFLPCPVRSFLATYRWEKDNCVKNYPCLFSGDFCVLGPVVDTPLKEGIFRCMATEDGFKVEVISFKLVNHGGLLAASFASTLGLSLLLAMATLWLH; translated from the exons aTGATCCAGCATGAG CTGGAGTGTGATAATTTCATCACAGTCCTTGAGAAAGTCAACGACACCTTCATTGTATGTGGAACAAATGCCGGGAGTCCTCGCTGCTGGATGCTA GTTAATGACACAGTGCTGACTGACGTACAGGGGGTCGGACAGATAGCGTCGCCCTCCGACATCTCCCCACCTTACCCTTCGCAGCGGTCCATCAGCCTGCCCGCAG ATGGGAGTCTGTACTCCGCCATGTCGTCAGTGGGAGGTCACGCTGGTTCTATCCGCCGTACGTTTGGATCCCAGAAGCTCCTGAAGACAGAGAACATTTGGCTGCTAA ATCCACAGTTTGCTGGAGCCGCAATCATCCCATCTTCCCTTAAGTACAAGGAGGAGATCTACTTCTTTTTCAGTGAGTTCAACAAAACGGCCCGAGTGGACGAAGAGCCGTACAGGGCCCGCATCGGCCGGATCTGCACG GTGGACGAGGGTGGGATCAAGGCCCTACTGGCAGATTCGTGGACCACCTTCATGAAAGCACGGGTCATGTGCGGTGCCGGAAACACTCAGCAGCAGTATAACAACATGAAGCAGGCGGTGGTTCTGACTGCTCAGGACAAGCGGGCCGGTGTCATGTATGGCCTGTTTTCCAACGCATG gggaAGAACCGTGATTTGTGCCTATTCCATAGAAGACATTGACCAGGCCTTCTCCACGTCTAAACTGAAGGGCTACAGCAGTTCGTTCATCGGCAGTCGCCCCGGAATG TGTGGGCGGAGAAATTCCACGGCAGGAGGTCACAACGACATTAAAAACCTGGGCGTGATTCGATACCACCCAGAAATTGAGGACGTGATCCGGCCTGTAGGCGTGGCTCCGCTTGACCTGCCGACAGATGACCAAATCACGCATACGGTGGCAGACATCGTCCTCGCTGTCAACGATGAGCACTACAGCGTCCTTTACCTCGGAACAG AACAAGGAAAAGTCCTCAAAGTTCTTCACAGCAGCGAGGGTGTCTTCATCATCTCTCAGTACTCCATGTTTCGTAACGAGGGGCCCGTCCTCAACATGGCCATCGACCCACAAAAG GGACACTTGTACGTTGCCACGGCGATGGAGGTCCAGCGACTCCCACTGGCCGACTGCGGTCGCTATGGCAACACATGCAGAGAGTGCATCCTCTCCAGAGACCCATATTGCGGCTGGGACAAGACCAGGAGGAGATGCATCGCCATCCCGCCAGGATACAACGTCACGTCTGG AACACTCGTTCAAAATCTGGACCAATCCAACTCGTCAGTTTGTGGGGAAGCTGCTG CCCTGAAGCTGCGCCGCACCTCCCCCAGAGAAGTGGTGGTGCAGTCCAACACCTCGGTTTTTCTACCGTGTCCCGTGCGCTCCTTCCTCGCCACGTACCGCTGGGAGAAGGACAACTGTGTCAAGAACTACCCCTGTCTCTTCTCCGGTGACTTCTGTGTCCTGGGACCGGTGGTGGACACGCCCCTTAAGGAGGGCATCTTCCGCTGCATGGCCACGGAGGACGGATTCAAGGTGGAGGTCATCTCCTTCAAGCTCGTGAACCACGGCGGGCTTCTGGCCGCCTCCTTTGCCTCCACCTTGGGGCTGTCACTCCTGCTTGCCATGGCCACTCTTTGGCTTCATTAA